The Amycolatopsis umgeniensis DNA segment CCACCGCGGCCACCACGCAGGCCGCCGCGCCGAGCCAGAACACGCCGCGGTAGTCGATCCAGGCGATCGCGGTCAGCGCGACCACGAACGCGATCCACGTGCCACCCCCCTCGGCCGCGAACAGCTTGCTGAACGCGCCGTCGTCCTTCGCGAGCCCTTCCCCCACGCGGGCCCGCAACGCGACCCAGAACAGCGCACCGCCCGCGCCACCGAGAACCGCCGCCAGATAGGCGACCCCGATACCCGGCGTCACCGCGTAGACCACAAAGGACAGTCCATAGAGGACCGCGCCGACCGCCGCGACGCGCCCTCTGTCGAACCTGTCCGCGAGCGAGCCCGCGATCGGCCGGACCACGAACGACACCAGCGTCTCCAGCGCGGTCAACGCCCCGACCTCGGCGGCCGACGCGCCGAGCTGGCTCCCCACCCACAACGGCAGGAGGAAATCGAGAACCTCCGCCGGCCCTTTCGTCAGCGCGGCGGCGAGCTGGTTCTCCTCCGCACGCCGCTTCTGTGCTACTTCGTCCACCCCAGTACCCCCTTTTCGGATACGAATGTATTCTAAAGGGAGCGGGTGAGCAAGCGCGGTGACTCGATGCCTTGTCGGGCGACTGTCGCGGGTGAAGGCCGCCTTCGCGCCACCAAGCCGACCGAGTCAGCGGAGGGGAAGATACGGCCGTGCCGAAGATCGTGGACCGGACCGAACGCCGCCGAGAGATCGCCAGCGCCCTCCTGCGCATCGTCGCGCGCGACGGCGTCGAGGCCGTCAGCGTGCGCTCGGTCGCCGCGGAAGCGGGCGTGTCCGGCGGTGCGGTGCAGAAGTACTTCTCCACCAAAGAGGACCTGTTCCGCTTCGCGCTCGACATGACGAGCGAGTTCCTGGAGCAGCGCTGGAAGACCCTCGATCAGTCCGGGAACCTGCTGGACCTGCTGCTGCGGCTGTTGGTCGAGGCGATGCCACTCGACGAGCAACGCCGCGCGGAGGTGATCGTCATCAACGCCTTCACCGCCCGCGCCGCGGTCCTGCCGTCGTGGGCCGAGTTCATCCGCACCGGCTAC contains these protein-coding regions:
- a CDS encoding TetR family transcriptional regulator C-terminal domain-containing protein, which produces MPKIVDRTERRREIASALLRIVARDGVEAVSVRSVAAEAGVSGGAVQKYFSTKEDLFRFALDMTSEFLEQRWKTLDQSGNLLDLLLRLLVEAMPLDEQRRAEVIVINAFTARAAVLPSWAEFIRTGYDEIQEVTARYLEEAQSEGHVRDDLAAGDLADAVLALTDGFANRMLTSADPAALLPSLETAVRTLLTP